From the genome of Streptomyces sp. NBC_01260, one region includes:
- a CDS encoding GH1 family beta-glucosidase, with the protein MNLVTPQAYAREITAQAVTGLPADFRWGVATAAYQIEGAAAEDGRTPSIWDTYCRVPGMVVRGENGDVACDHYHRMPEDVSLIADLGVDTYRFSLAWPRIQPGGRGPANAKGLDFYKRLVDELEAKGVTPWITLYHWDLPQELEDAGGWPARDTAYRFAEYAALAYDALGDRVKHWTTLNEPWCSAMLGYAYGNQAPGRQNFGEAIHAVHHLLLGHGLASQYMREQAAERGNELDLGLTLNLGTATPETQSHEDAEACRRADGLGARLYLDPVVKGSYPADIVADLAVQGIELPVQDGDLAVIATPLDVLGVNFYRGALFSGVTEEGATTDADGLPVTRGVERDLPRTAMDWEITPTALTDLLVRLEKDYGLPTVITENGAAFDDTVSADGEIHDADRTTYLADHIAAVAAARAQGADVRGYFAWSLMDNFEWSYGYDKRFGIVRVDYDTQVRTLKDSAKWYRDTIHRTRNA; encoded by the coding sequence ATGAACCTCGTCACCCCCCAGGCCTACGCCCGCGAGATCACCGCCCAGGCCGTGACCGGTCTGCCCGCTGACTTCCGCTGGGGCGTCGCCACAGCCGCCTACCAGATCGAGGGAGCGGCGGCCGAGGACGGCAGAACGCCCTCGATCTGGGACACGTACTGCAGGGTGCCGGGCATGGTCGTGCGCGGCGAGAACGGCGACGTGGCCTGTGACCACTACCACCGGATGCCCGAGGACGTCTCGCTGATCGCCGACCTGGGCGTCGACACGTACCGCTTCTCGCTCGCGTGGCCGCGCATCCAGCCCGGCGGCCGGGGCCCCGCCAACGCGAAGGGCCTGGACTTCTACAAGCGTCTGGTCGACGAGCTGGAGGCCAAGGGCGTCACCCCGTGGATCACCCTCTACCACTGGGACCTGCCGCAGGAACTGGAGGACGCGGGCGGCTGGCCGGCCCGTGACACCGCCTACCGGTTCGCCGAGTACGCGGCCCTCGCCTACGACGCCCTGGGCGACCGGGTGAAGCACTGGACCACGCTGAACGAGCCGTGGTGCTCGGCGATGCTCGGTTACGCCTACGGCAACCAGGCCCCCGGCCGGCAGAACTTCGGCGAGGCGATCCACGCCGTCCACCACCTGCTGCTGGGCCACGGCCTCGCCTCGCAGTACATGAGGGAGCAGGCAGCCGAACGGGGCAACGAACTCGACCTCGGCCTCACCCTCAACCTGGGCACCGCCACCCCCGAGACACAGAGCCACGAGGACGCCGAGGCCTGCCGCCGCGCCGACGGACTCGGCGCCCGCCTCTACCTCGACCCGGTCGTCAAGGGCTCCTACCCCGCCGACATCGTCGCCGACCTCGCCGTGCAGGGCATCGAACTCCCGGTCCAGGACGGCGACCTGGCGGTCATCGCCACCCCGCTGGACGTCCTCGGCGTCAACTTCTACCGCGGCGCGCTCTTCTCCGGTGTCACCGAGGAAGGCGCGACGACGGACGCCGACGGCCTGCCCGTCACCCGGGGCGTCGAGCGCGACCTGCCCCGTACCGCCATGGACTGGGAGATCACCCCCACGGCCCTCACCGACCTGCTCGTCCGTCTGGAGAAGGACTACGGCCTCCCGACGGTCATCACCGAGAACGGCGCCGCCTTCGACGACACCGTCTCCGCGGACGGCGAGATCCATGACGCCGACCGCACCACCTATCTCGCCGACCACATCGCCGCCGTCGCCGCAGCCCGCGCACAAGGGGCCGACGTACGGGGCTATTTCGCCTGGTCGCTGATGGACAACTTCGAGTGGTCCTACGGCTACGACAAGCGATTCGGCATCGTCCGCGTCGACTACGACACGCAGGTGCGGACGCTCAAGGACAGCGCCAAGTGGTACCGCGACACCATCCACCGCACCCGCAACGCGTAG
- a CDS encoding ABC transporter ATP-binding protein: MSEPVLSISGLNVDYGTGDDAVHALRDIDLTLHRGEVLGLAGESGSGKSTLAYAVTRLLSPPGVITGGEVRYHQRGGEALDLLTLSAPELRAFRWQELSIVFQGAMNSLNPVHTVHSQLTDVLQAHRPEMKRAQRTARAEELLKLVGISADRLGAYPHQLSGGMRQRVMIAMALALEPEIVIMDEPTTALDVVMQRQILRQLVKLREELGFSVVFITHDISLLIEFSDRIAIMYGGRIVEEAGSSDIYRDPRHPYSDGLLHSFPALHGPRRELSGIPGSPPHLSAMPAGCAFHPRCAKKVEGCDTHVPVLAAPDGDSSRSVACWLHREAPAAARA; the protein is encoded by the coding sequence ATGAGCGAGCCCGTCCTCAGCATCAGCGGCCTCAACGTCGACTACGGGACCGGGGACGACGCCGTGCACGCGCTGCGCGACATCGACCTCACCCTGCACCGGGGCGAGGTCCTCGGCCTCGCGGGCGAGTCGGGCTCCGGCAAGTCCACCCTGGCGTACGCCGTCACCCGGCTGCTCTCCCCGCCCGGCGTGATCACCGGTGGCGAGGTCCGCTACCACCAGCGCGGCGGCGAGGCGCTCGACCTGCTGACCCTGTCGGCCCCCGAACTCCGGGCCTTCCGCTGGCAGGAGCTGTCGATCGTCTTCCAGGGCGCGATGAACTCCCTCAACCCGGTGCACACGGTCCACAGCCAGCTCACCGACGTACTCCAGGCCCACCGCCCGGAGATGAAGCGGGCCCAGCGCACCGCACGCGCCGAGGAGTTGCTGAAGCTTGTCGGAATCTCCGCCGACCGGCTCGGGGCGTACCCGCACCAGCTCTCCGGCGGAATGCGCCAGCGCGTGATGATCGCGATGGCGCTCGCGCTGGAACCCGAGATCGTCATCATGGACGAGCCCACGACGGCCCTGGACGTCGTCATGCAGCGCCAGATCCTGCGCCAGCTGGTCAAGCTCCGTGAGGAGCTCGGCTTCTCGGTCGTCTTCATCACGCACGACATCTCGCTCCTGATCGAGTTCTCCGACCGCATCGCGATCATGTACGGCGGCCGGATCGTCGAGGAGGCCGGGTCCTCGGACATCTACCGGGACCCCCGCCACCCCTACAGCGACGGACTGCTGCACTCCTTCCCCGCGCTGCACGGCCCCCGCCGCGAACTCAGCGGCATCCCGGGCTCGCCCCCGCACCTGTCCGCGATGCCCGCCGGCTGCGCCTTCCACCCCCGCTGCGCCAAGAAGGTCGAGGGCTGCGACACCCACGTCCCGGTGCTCGCCGCGCCGGACGGGGACAGCTCCCGCTCGGTGGCCTGCTGGCTCCACCGGGAGGCCCCGGCCGCCGCCCGCGCGTAG
- a CDS encoding ABC transporter permease, with protein sequence MAVTAPEVAVLATADTPAPSKRRFRFLRGRKTVIGLGILLFFVLIAVIGPWIAPYDPDTMGKELLQPPSGAHWFGTTQTGQDVLSQILVGTRGVLVVGFTAGILATILSVLIGVSAGFLGGTADEVLSLLSNVFLVIPGLPLIIIIASFVSDAGDLLIATVIALTSWAWGARVLRAQTLSLRRRDYVEAARATGESTWRIILFEVMPNLTAVIASGFVGTVIFAILSEITLAFIGVADISNWNWGTVLFWAQSNQALAQGAWWWFVPAGLCIALLGMSLALINFGIDEFVNPRLRTETGGSRKVRMRVGFTPVARGTDKAGARGRHDKETRS encoded by the coding sequence ATGGCCGTCACCGCCCCAGAGGTCGCCGTACTCGCTACCGCCGACACCCCGGCGCCCAGCAAGCGCAGGTTCCGTTTCCTGCGCGGCCGCAAGACCGTCATCGGACTCGGCATCCTGCTCTTCTTCGTGCTGATCGCCGTCATCGGCCCATGGATCGCCCCGTACGACCCGGACACCATGGGCAAGGAACTGCTCCAGCCGCCGTCCGGGGCCCACTGGTTCGGCACCACCCAGACCGGTCAGGACGTGCTCTCGCAGATCCTCGTCGGCACCCGCGGAGTCCTGGTCGTCGGATTCACCGCCGGCATCCTCGCCACGATCCTGTCCGTGCTGATCGGCGTCAGCGCCGGCTTCCTCGGCGGCACGGCCGACGAGGTGCTCTCGCTGCTCTCCAACGTCTTCCTCGTCATCCCCGGACTGCCGCTGATCATCATCATCGCCAGCTTCGTCTCCGACGCGGGCGACCTGCTGATCGCGACCGTCATCGCCCTGACCTCCTGGGCCTGGGGAGCGCGGGTGCTGCGCGCCCAGACGCTCTCCCTGCGGCGCCGGGACTACGTCGAGGCGGCCCGCGCCACCGGTGAGTCGACCTGGCGGATCATCCTGTTCGAGGTGATGCCCAACCTGACCGCCGTCATCGCCTCCGGCTTCGTCGGCACGGTCATCTTCGCCATCCTCTCCGAGATCACCCTCGCCTTCATCGGCGTCGCCGACATCTCCAACTGGAACTGGGGGACCGTCCTGTTCTGGGCGCAGTCCAACCAGGCCCTGGCCCAGGGCGCGTGGTGGTGGTTCGTCCCGGCCGGGCTCTGCATCGCCCTGCTCGGGATGTCCCTGGCCCTGATCAACTTCGGCATCGACGAATTCGTCAACCCGCGCCTGCGCACCGAGACCGGCGGCTCCCGCAAGGTCCGGATGCGGGTCGGCTTCACCCCCGTGGCACGCGGTACGGACAAGGCCGGGGCGCGCGGCAGGCACGACAAGGAGACCCGCTCATGA
- a CDS encoding ABC transporter permease, with product MKYLLQRLAFYLVTAWAAITINFLIPRLMPGDPVQALIARFQGQLDTSAIASLKALFGLDKHQSIWEQYTDYWGHLLDGDLGLSFTFFPTPVSEVIAQSLPWTLALVGITTLISFVLGTGIGVFTGWRRGSWMDSLLPVTTFISAIPYFWLGLIAISLFAVKWPLFPAAGGYDNSLVPAFDWPFISSALYHGVLPGLTIVLSAVAGWILGMRNMMVTVSSEDYVMVAQAKGLSERRVMFGYAARNAILPNISGFALSLGFIVGGTLLVEMVFSYPGIGYQLFQGVGAKDYPLMQGVFLIITLSVLAANLLADVLYMILDPRTRREA from the coding sequence GTGAAGTACCTGCTCCAGAGGCTCGCCTTCTACCTGGTCACCGCGTGGGCCGCGATCACCATCAACTTCCTCATCCCGCGGCTGATGCCCGGCGACCCGGTGCAGGCACTCATCGCCCGCTTCCAGGGGCAGCTGGACACCAGCGCCATCGCCTCCCTCAAGGCCCTCTTCGGCCTGGACAAGCACCAGTCGATCTGGGAGCAGTACACCGACTACTGGGGCCATCTGCTCGACGGGGACCTCGGCCTGTCCTTCACCTTCTTCCCGACACCGGTGAGCGAGGTGATCGCCCAGTCGCTGCCGTGGACGCTCGCGCTCGTCGGCATCACCACGCTGATCAGCTTCGTGCTCGGCACCGGGATCGGCGTCTTCACCGGCTGGCGGCGCGGCTCCTGGATGGACAGCCTGCTGCCCGTCACCACCTTCATCTCCGCGATCCCGTACTTCTGGCTCGGCCTCATCGCCATCTCGCTGTTCGCGGTGAAGTGGCCGCTCTTCCCGGCCGCGGGCGGTTACGACAACTCGCTCGTCCCCGCCTTCGACTGGCCGTTCATCTCCAGCGCGCTCTACCACGGAGTGCTGCCCGGCCTCACCATCGTGCTCAGCGCGGTGGCCGGCTGGATCCTCGGCATGCGCAACATGATGGTGACGGTCTCCTCCGAGGACTACGTCATGGTCGCCCAGGCCAAGGGGCTCTCCGAGCGGCGGGTGATGTTCGGGTACGCCGCCCGCAACGCGATCCTCCCCAACATCTCCGGCTTCGCCCTCTCGCTCGGCTTCATCGTCGGCGGCACGCTGCTGGTGGAGATGGTCTTCTCCTACCCGGGCATCGGATACCAGCTCTTCCAGGGTGTGGGAGCCAAGGACTACCCCCTGATGCAGGGCGTCTTCCTGATCATCACGCTCTCCGTCCTGGCGGCGAACCTCCTCGCCGACGTGCTCTACATGATCCTCGACCCCCGTACCCGAAGGGAGGCGTAG
- a CDS encoding ABC transporter ATP-binding protein: MSEQLEKNHVVLEARGVTKHFAVRRTGRDLLAGKRRTVHAVDDVSLKLRRGTVTALVGESGSGKSTVARLLAQLYPLTEGEILLGGKPVKAGRGRSFRSYVRRVQLIFQDPFASLNPVHTVRYHLTRSLKIHDRAGSGEAELEQNLTALLNRVQLTPPHQYLDKFPHELSGGQRQRVAIARALGADPQVLLADEPVSMLDVSIRLGVLNLLKDLKDRMHLAILYITHDIASARYFADSTLVMYAGRIVEGGDSETVTQRPAHPYTQLLIASAPDPDRVVAEAEQEETGSGEPPSLIAPPAGCRFHPRCPKAMERCRTELPPRFDLTDGQWAACWLYADAAGRAADHEKEAAK; encoded by the coding sequence ATGTCTGAACAGCTCGAAAAGAACCACGTCGTGCTCGAAGCACGCGGAGTCACCAAACACTTCGCCGTACGGCGCACCGGCCGCGATCTCCTCGCGGGCAAGCGCCGCACCGTCCACGCCGTCGACGACGTCTCGCTGAAACTGCGGCGCGGCACCGTCACGGCACTGGTGGGGGAGTCGGGCTCCGGGAAGTCCACCGTCGCCAGACTGCTCGCCCAGCTGTATCCGCTCACCGAGGGCGAGATCCTCCTGGGCGGCAAGCCGGTGAAGGCCGGACGTGGCCGGTCCTTCCGCAGTTACGTACGCCGGGTCCAGCTCATCTTCCAGGACCCGTTCGCCTCGCTGAACCCGGTGCACACCGTGCGCTACCACCTCACCCGGTCGCTGAAGATCCACGACCGGGCGGGCAGCGGCGAGGCGGAACTGGAACAGAACCTGACCGCTCTGCTGAACCGCGTCCAGCTGACTCCTCCTCATCAGTACCTGGACAAGTTCCCGCACGAGCTGTCGGGAGGTCAGCGCCAGCGCGTGGCCATCGCCCGCGCGCTCGGCGCCGACCCCCAGGTCCTCCTCGCCGACGAGCCCGTCTCGATGCTGGACGTCTCGATCCGGCTCGGGGTCCTCAACCTGCTCAAGGACCTCAAGGACCGCATGCACCTCGCGATCCTCTACATCACCCACGACATCGCCTCCGCCCGCTACTTCGCGGACTCCACCCTGGTGATGTACGCGGGCCGGATCGTGGAGGGCGGTGACAGCGAGACCGTCACCCAGCGCCCCGCACATCCCTACACCCAGCTGCTGATCGCCTCGGCACCCGACCCGGACCGGGTGGTCGCCGAAGCGGAGCAGGAGGAGACCGGCAGCGGCGAGCCCCCGTCGCTCATCGCGCCACCGGCCGGCTGCCGTTTCCACCCGCGCTGCCCCAAGGCGATGGAACGCTGCCGCACCGAACTGCCGCCCCGCTTCGACCTGACCGACGGCCAGTGGGCGGCCTGCTGGCTGTACGCCGACGCCGCCGGCCGCGCCGCTGACCACGAGAAGGAGGCCGCGAAGTGA
- a CDS encoding ABC transporter substrate-binding protein, translated as MSARRHHTLRAVALATAVVALAAGCSSANSNANKGGSAASGILTLGKPDGPQTNNSNPFLSTSAGATLGYRYMIYEPLAMTSQIRPADKADPWLATSWKWDFNFTKVTFTLDDKAKWADGKPLTAEDVAFTFNLLKKHPALNGNGIAFGGVEVQGKKVVLTFDDSQYVNQNKIIQQFIVPKHIWEGVKNPETWPNRTPVGSGPYKLKTFTPQTTTLTATPTYWKGATKVKELRYSTYNDNSAATTALAGGKLEWSFVFMPNYKQLYIAKDPKNHKLWFPSGLGIHGLWFNTARKPFDNPALRKAMAMVVDRNAIYTQAEATLYPEITNPTGIPLPAGKSFIAPEYQNATTKPDVEGAKKILDKAGFTLSGGVLKDPSGKPVKLTFTDPAGWNDYITGLAIIKDNIKKLGIEAKVKTQTAEAWGADVANGNFDATLHWTNSGATPYDMYQNIMDGALLQPIGKASQLGNFGRFKNTEATEALKDFASATTDTARITAMNTLQKIMVEQAPMIPTAAAPIGAEYSTKNWVGWPTEADPYADPQHTQPSSLEVVLKLKPSK; from the coding sequence ATGTCCGCACGCCGTCACCACACGCTCAGAGCGGTCGCGCTCGCCACCGCGGTGGTCGCGCTCGCCGCCGGATGCTCGTCAGCCAACTCGAACGCCAACAAGGGCGGCAGCGCCGCGTCGGGCATCCTGACGCTGGGCAAGCCGGACGGGCCGCAGACGAACAACAGCAACCCGTTCCTCAGCACCTCGGCGGGCGCCACCCTCGGCTACCGCTACATGATCTACGAGCCGCTGGCGATGACGAGCCAGATCCGGCCCGCCGACAAGGCCGATCCGTGGCTGGCGACGTCCTGGAAGTGGGACTTCAACTTCACCAAGGTCACCTTCACCCTCGATGACAAGGCCAAGTGGGCCGACGGCAAGCCGCTGACCGCCGAGGACGTGGCGTTCACCTTCAACCTGCTGAAGAAGCACCCGGCGCTCAACGGCAACGGCATCGCCTTCGGCGGGGTCGAGGTTCAGGGCAAGAAGGTCGTGCTGACCTTCGACGACTCCCAGTACGTCAACCAGAACAAGATCATCCAGCAGTTCATCGTGCCCAAGCACATCTGGGAAGGCGTCAAGAACCCGGAGACCTGGCCCAACCGCACACCCGTCGGCTCGGGCCCGTACAAGCTCAAGACGTTCACCCCGCAGACCACCACCCTGACCGCCACGCCCACCTACTGGAAAGGCGCGACGAAGGTCAAGGAGCTTCGGTACAGCACGTACAACGACAACAGCGCCGCCACCACCGCGCTGGCCGGCGGCAAGCTCGAGTGGTCGTTCGTCTTCATGCCGAACTACAAGCAGCTGTACATCGCCAAGGACCCCAAGAACCACAAGCTGTGGTTCCCCTCCGGGCTCGGCATCCACGGACTGTGGTTCAACACCGCCCGCAAGCCGTTCGACAACCCGGCGCTGCGCAAGGCCATGGCGATGGTCGTCGACCGCAACGCGATCTACACCCAGGCCGAGGCGACCCTCTACCCGGAGATCACCAACCCGACCGGCATCCCGCTGCCCGCCGGCAAGTCCTTCATCGCCCCCGAGTACCAGAACGCCACCACGAAGCCCGATGTCGAGGGCGCCAAGAAGATCCTCGACAAGGCCGGCTTCACGCTCAGCGGCGGAGTGCTGAAGGACCCGAGCGGCAAGCCGGTGAAGCTGACCTTCACCGACCCGGCCGGCTGGAACGACTACATCACCGGCCTCGCGATCATCAAGGACAACATCAAGAAGCTCGGCATCGAGGCCAAGGTCAAGACGCAGACCGCCGAGGCCTGGGGCGCGGACGTGGCCAACGGCAACTTCGACGCCACCCTGCACTGGACCAACAGCGGCGCCACCCCGTACGACATGTACCAGAACATCATGGACGGCGCGCTGCTCCAGCCCATCGGCAAGGCCTCCCAGCTCGGCAACTTCGGCCGCTTCAAGAACACCGAGGCCACCGAGGCGCTCAAGGACTTCGCCAGCGCCACGACCGACACCGCGCGCATCACCGCGATGAACACGCTGCAGAAGATCATGGTCGAGCAGGCGCCGATGATCCCGACCGCCGCCGCCCCCATCGGGGCCGAGTACTCCACCAAGAACTGGGTGGGCTGGCCCACCGAGGCCGACCCGTACGCCGACCCGCAGCACACCCAGCCCTCGTCGCTGGAAGTCGTGCTGAAGCTCAAGCCGTCGAAGTAA
- a CDS encoding LacI family DNA-binding transcriptional regulator, whose translation MRVTIADVAREAGVSKTTVSRVINTKGEVDGSTAARVREVIAQLGYVPSSGAVGLARGSSRTVGMLVPSLTWPWMGEVLQGVVDTVEAADYGLLLFTCNRGAESVERFTSQVSARAFDGLVVVEPENTLDHLTALHRGGLPIVLIDDRGHHPEFPSVVTTNHEGGASAARHLRAAGRTRPLVITGPQDFGCVRDRLAGFVSVLPTDLVVRGDFTEICGRLAVEQLIASGVEFDSVFAHNDITAAGVLRALRAAGRSVPGDIAVVGFDDIPMAEHTEPPLTTVRQPTRQMGETAARMLLSHLGGTAVPDAPLVLPTELVVRHSAP comes from the coding sequence ATGCGTGTCACCATCGCTGATGTCGCCCGCGAGGCCGGCGTCAGCAAGACGACCGTGTCCCGGGTCATCAACACCAAGGGCGAAGTGGACGGTTCAACGGCCGCCCGTGTTCGTGAAGTGATCGCACAGCTCGGCTATGTGCCCAGCTCGGGCGCCGTCGGTCTGGCCCGCGGCAGCAGCCGCACGGTCGGCATGCTGGTGCCCTCGCTGACCTGGCCGTGGATGGGCGAGGTGCTTCAGGGCGTCGTCGACACCGTCGAGGCCGCCGACTACGGGCTGCTGCTCTTCACCTGCAACCGCGGGGCCGAGTCCGTGGAGCGCTTCACCAGCCAGGTGTCGGCGCGGGCCTTCGACGGACTGGTCGTCGTCGAACCCGAGAACACCCTCGACCATCTCACCGCACTGCACCGCGGTGGTCTGCCGATCGTGCTGATCGACGATCGCGGCCACCACCCCGAATTCCCCTCCGTCGTGACCACCAACCACGAAGGAGGCGCGTCGGCCGCCCGCCATCTGCGGGCTGCCGGCCGCACCAGGCCCCTGGTCATCACGGGCCCCCAGGACTTCGGCTGCGTACGCGACCGGCTCGCGGGATTCGTCTCCGTCCTGCCCACCGACCTCGTCGTCCGCGGGGACTTCACCGAGATCTGCGGCCGGCTGGCCGTCGAGCAACTCATCGCCTCCGGCGTGGAGTTCGACTCGGTCTTCGCGCACAACGACATCACCGCGGCAGGCGTGCTGCGGGCGCTGCGCGCCGCGGGACGGTCCGTTCCCGGCGACATCGCGGTGGTCGGATTCGACGACATCCCGATGGCCGAGCACACCGAACCGCCGCTGACCACCGTGCGCCAGCCCACCCGGCAGATGGGTGAGACGGCCGCACGGATGCTGCTCTCCCACCTCGGCGGCACGGCCGTACCCGACGCACCCCTCGTGCTGCCCACCGAACTGGTCGTGCGCCACTCGGCGCCCTAG
- the cimA gene encoding citramalate synthase, whose protein sequence is MTTKAKPTDDSFHVFDTTLRDGAQREGINLTVADKLTIARHLDNFGVGFIEGGWPGANPRDTEFFARAQQEIEFRNAELVAFGATRRAGGKAAEDPQVKALLASGAPVITLVAKSHDRHVELALRTTLEENLEMVRDTVSFLREQGRRVFVDCEHFFDGYRANAEYAKAVVRAASEAGADVVILCDTNGGMLPAQIQAVVSTVLADTGARLGIHAQDDTGCAVANTLAAVDAGATHVQCTANGYGERVGNANLFPVVAALELKYGKTVLPEGALADMTRVSHAIAEVVNLAPSTHQPYVGVSAFAHKAGLHASAIKVDPDLYQHIDPALVGNTMRMLVSDMAGRASIELKSQELGIDLGGDRELVGRVVERVKERELRGYTYEAADASFELLLRAEAEGRVRRYFRTESWRVIVEDRPDGTHANEATVKLWAKGERIVATAEGNGPVNALDRALRVALERIYPQLAKLELVDYKVRILEGRTGTDSTTRVLITTGDGTADWSTVGVAENIIAASWQALEDAYTFGLLRAGIEPTE, encoded by the coding sequence ATGACCACAAAGGCCAAGCCCACCGACGACAGCTTCCATGTCTTCGACACCACGCTGCGCGACGGTGCGCAGCGTGAAGGCATCAACCTGACGGTCGCCGACAAGCTCACCATCGCCCGGCACCTGGACAACTTCGGCGTCGGCTTCATCGAAGGCGGCTGGCCGGGCGCCAACCCCCGCGACACCGAGTTCTTCGCCCGCGCCCAGCAGGAGATCGAATTCCGCAACGCCGAGCTGGTCGCCTTCGGCGCGACCCGCAGGGCGGGCGGCAAGGCGGCCGAGGACCCCCAGGTCAAGGCGCTGCTGGCGTCGGGCGCGCCGGTGATCACGCTGGTCGCCAAGTCCCACGACCGCCACGTGGAACTGGCCCTGCGCACCACGCTGGAGGAGAACCTGGAGATGGTCCGCGACACCGTCTCCTTCCTCCGCGAGCAGGGGCGCCGGGTCTTCGTCGACTGCGAGCACTTCTTCGACGGCTACCGCGCCAACGCCGAGTACGCCAAGGCCGTCGTCCGCGCCGCCTCCGAGGCCGGCGCGGACGTCGTCATCCTCTGCGACACCAACGGCGGGATGCTCCCGGCCCAGATCCAGGCCGTCGTCTCCACCGTCCTCGCCGACACCGGCGCCCGTCTCGGCATCCACGCCCAGGACGACACCGGCTGCGCCGTCGCCAACACCCTGGCCGCGGTCGACGCGGGCGCCACCCACGTCCAGTGCACCGCCAACGGCTACGGCGAACGGGTCGGCAACGCCAACCTCTTCCCCGTCGTCGCCGCGCTGGAGCTCAAGTACGGCAAGACCGTGCTGCCCGAGGGCGCGCTCGCCGACATGACCCGCGTCTCGCACGCCATCGCCGAGGTCGTCAACCTCGCCCCCTCCACCCACCAGCCCTACGTCGGTGTCTCGGCCTTCGCGCACAAGGCCGGGCTGCACGCCTCCGCGATCAAGGTCGACCCCGACCTGTACCAGCACATCGATCCCGCGCTGGTCGGCAACACCATGCGGATGCTCGTCTCCGACATGGCGGGCCGCGCCTCCATCGAGCTCAAGAGCCAGGAGCTCGGCATCGACCTCGGGGGTGACCGCGAGCTCGTCGGGCGCGTCGTCGAGCGGGTCAAGGAGCGCGAGCTCAGGGGCTACACCTACGAGGCGGCCGACGCCTCCTTCGAGCTGCTGCTGCGGGCCGAGGCGGAGGGCCGGGTACGCCGCTACTTCCGTACCGAGTCCTGGCGCGTCATTGTCGAGGACCGCCCCGACGGCACGCACGCCAACGAGGCGACCGTGAAGCTCTGGGCCAAGGGCGAGCGCATCGTCGCGACCGCCGAGGGCAACGGCCCGGTCAACGCCCTGGACCGGGCGCTGCGGGTCGCGCTGGAGCGGATCTACCCCCAGCTCGCCAAGCTGGAGCTGGTGGACTACAAGGTCCGCATCCTGGAGGGGCGCACCGGCACCGACTCCACGACCCGGGTCCTGATCACCACTGGTGACGGCACCGCCGACTGGTCGACCGTGGGCGTCGCCGAGAACATCATCGCGGCCTCCTGGCAGGCGCTGGAGGACGCGTACACCTTCGGGCTGCTGCGGGCGGGGATCGAGCCGACGGAGTAA